A window from Halomicrobium urmianum encodes these proteins:
- a CDS encoding COG1470 family protein, with translation MQRKLALALAFAVALPAATVGVTGQLNSHGIEGNATAAVAQTDDGSNVTRLYVDEQYRSLTLKHGESESIEVSVENGEDEAVTIDPHVYVPKAGQRPVEEEWVSIDAGETSLDAGETLTVNATVAVPEDAQLGRYSGAIAFNNETIDYPGQPAYPVHTASLSLDVREEPTVTVTSGSYGAAQVQSGETTVHEIVVENDGDQPVPVNPQIETNDRIHYAGDFQPLEASWFDIDAPAEVAPGESETIEVVVAPPEDADRGRYDAVIDLGLQDPARPDDRDHWQRVDLTVEVWEQPAEPFETDFEVVEGTENATLTLTARSPDGNDGPEPGFDVTFVAPNGTEVDAERVRRADSGRVSLGADRRAVRTDGDYADSNAEQQFTYRIEDPASGEWTARVMPENTIEFGYEITRDEN, from the coding sequence ATGCAACGAAAGCTCGCACTCGCGCTGGCGTTCGCGGTCGCTCTCCCGGCCGCGACCGTCGGCGTGACGGGTCAGTTGAACAGTCACGGAATCGAGGGGAACGCCACCGCCGCAGTCGCCCAGACCGACGACGGGAGCAACGTCACGCGGCTGTACGTCGACGAGCAGTACCGGTCGCTGACGCTCAAGCACGGCGAGTCCGAGAGCATCGAGGTCAGCGTCGAGAACGGCGAGGACGAGGCGGTGACGATCGATCCCCACGTCTACGTCCCGAAGGCGGGCCAGCGGCCCGTCGAGGAGGAGTGGGTGTCGATCGACGCCGGCGAGACGTCCCTGGACGCCGGAGAGACGCTGACGGTCAACGCGACCGTCGCGGTCCCCGAGGACGCGCAACTGGGCCGGTACAGCGGCGCGATCGCGTTCAACAACGAGACGATCGACTACCCCGGGCAGCCGGCGTACCCGGTCCACACCGCGAGTCTGAGCCTGGACGTGCGTGAAGAGCCGACCGTGACCGTCACGTCCGGATCCTACGGGGCCGCGCAGGTCCAGTCCGGCGAGACGACGGTCCACGAGATCGTCGTCGAGAACGACGGTGACCAGCCGGTGCCGGTGAACCCGCAGATCGAGACCAACGATCGGATCCACTACGCCGGCGACTTCCAGCCGCTCGAGGCCTCGTGGTTCGACATCGACGCCCCCGCCGAGGTCGCACCCGGCGAGTCCGAGACCATCGAGGTCGTCGTCGCGCCGCCCGAGGACGCCGACCGGGGGCGCTACGACGCGGTGATCGACCTCGGCCTCCAGGACCCCGCCCGACCCGACGACCGCGACCACTGGCAGCGCGTCGATCTGACCGTCGAGGTCTGGGAGCAGCCCGCCGAGCCCTTCGAGACCGACTTCGAGGTCGTCGAGGGCACCGAAAACGCGACGCTGACGCTGACGGCACGGAGTCCCGACGGCAACGACGGTCCGGAGCCGGGCTTCGACGTGACCTTCGTCGCGCCCAACGGGACCGAGGTCGACGCCGAGCGCGTCCGACGGGCCGACAGCGGGCGCGTCAGTCTCGGTGCCGACCGCCGGGCAGTCCGGACCGACGGCGACTACGCCGACAGCAACGCCGAACAGCAGTTCACGTACCGGATCGAGGACCCCGCGAGCGGCGAGTGGACCGCTCGCGTCATGCCGGAGAACACCATCGAGTTCGGCTACGAGATCACCCGCGACGAGAACTGA